In the genome of Pelagibacterium nitratireducens, one region contains:
- the queG gene encoding tRNA epoxyqueuosine(34) reductase QueG, translating to MSAKGDSIVAELRARAAELGFAGFGIAPADARPDLPQKLQSALQSGWHADMDWMADTEERRKSPAALWPDVKSVIMVGANYGPEENPLDRLADTSLANVSVYAQMRDYHDVIKGRLKDLAGLLARRTGAEVKVFVDTAPVMEKPLAEAAGLGWQGKHTVLLSRDAGSWLFLGAIFTSADLPASTPAEEKCGTCTKCLDICPTDAFPAPFRLDARKCLAYYSVEHKGQIPVEFRKPMGNRVFGCDDCLAVCPWNKFASATRDAKLSARQSIRNAGLSDMLALSDAAFRDFFAQTPVKRLGSDRFLRNCLVAAGNSGDTAYLAAIERLIAHDSPLVRGMAIWALRQLTGEGEADAQRARSLATEPDPEVRAEWSH from the coding sequence TTGAGTGCTAAGGGCGACAGCATAGTTGCCGAACTGCGCGCCCGCGCTGCCGAACTGGGCTTTGCCGGTTTCGGCATCGCGCCTGCCGATGCCCGCCCCGACCTGCCGCAAAAGCTGCAATCGGCGCTACAAAGCGGCTGGCACGCCGATATGGACTGGATGGCCGACACCGAGGAGCGCCGCAAATCCCCTGCCGCACTCTGGCCCGATGTGAAATCGGTTATCATGGTGGGCGCCAATTACGGCCCGGAGGAAAACCCGCTCGACCGTCTCGCCGACACTTCCCTCGCCAACGTCTCGGTCTACGCCCAGATGCGCGACTACCATGACGTCATCAAGGGTCGCCTCAAGGATCTCGCAGGCCTTCTCGCCCGCCGCACCGGCGCCGAGGTCAAAGTGTTCGTCGATACCGCACCGGTGATGGAAAAGCCCCTCGCCGAAGCCGCGGGCTTGGGTTGGCAGGGCAAGCACACGGTGTTGCTCTCGCGCGATGCGGGCTCGTGGCTGTTTCTGGGGGCGATTTTCACTTCGGCCGATCTGCCCGCCAGCACACCGGCAGAGGAAAAATGCGGCACCTGCACCAAATGCCTCGACATCTGCCCCACAGATGCCTTCCCCGCCCCATTCCGCCTCGATGCCCGCAAATGCCTTGCCTATTATTCGGTCGAGCATAAGGGCCAGATCCCTGTCGAATTCCGCAAACCCATGGGCAATCGCGTCTTCGGCTGCGACGATTGTCTCGCGGTCTGCCCATGGAACAAGTTCGCCAGCGCCACCCGCGACGCCAAACTCTCGGCCCGCCAATCCATCCGCAATGCCGGCTTGAGCGACATGCTCGCTCTGAGCGATGCAGCATTCCGCGATTTTTTCGCCCAGACACCCGTCAAGCGCCTCGGCTCGGACCGTTTTTTGCGCAATTGCCTCGTTGCGGCGGGCAATTCGGGCGACACGGCGTATCTTGCCGCCATCGAGCGGCTGATCGCCCATGACAGCCCGCTGGTGCGTGGCATGGCCATCTGGGCCCTGCGGCAGCTGACCGGGGAGGGCGAGGCAGACGCCCAGCGGGCCAGATCACTTGCAACCGAACCCGATCCGGAGGTCAGAGCCGAATGGAGCCATTGA
- a CDS encoding GFA family protein: MGEQTEIAVYEGSCQCGAVRFTARTRLEAPFQCNCSRCRRLNAVMHSVRGDDFTLLSGSEALKIYRFNSHTIAHQFCTQCGIQPFASGSDREGNTIHVINVHCLDEPRYDRNAVSHFNGSDF; encoded by the coding sequence GTGGGTGAACAAACCGAAATTGCTGTTTATGAAGGCAGTTGCCAGTGCGGTGCCGTCCGCTTTACCGCCCGCACACGGCTCGAGGCGCCGTTTCAATGCAATTGCTCGCGCTGCCGGAGGCTGAACGCGGTCATGCATTCGGTGCGGGGGGATGATTTCACGCTTTTGAGTGGCAGCGAGGCGCTGAAAATCTACAGGTTCAATTCCCACACCATCGCGCATCAGTTCTGCACCCAATGCGGTATCCAGCCTTTTGCATCTGGAAGCGATCGGGAGGGCAACACGATCCATGTCATAAACGTGCACTGTCTCGATGAGCCGCGTTATGACAGGAACGCCGTAAGCCACTTCAACGGGTCCGATTTCTGA
- a CDS encoding complex I NDUFA9 subunit family protein, with the protein MTEKTRKIATIFGGSGFIGSQLTQDLARRGYSVRVAVRRPDLAGHVRMFGFPGQIQPVQANLRYPESVASAVRGSDVVINLVGILFEKGKQRFRAVQTQGAKAVAEAARDAGVPTLIHMSAIGADTQSPSAYQRAKALGEDEVFKAFPEAIVIRPSLVFGAEDGFFNLFGFIARMSPIMPLIGRDTKFQPVYVADVAEAIALASQGAVKTGKVYELGGPEIVTMEQVIERVLEQTRRKRVVLPLPEFVAKPVASVLSLLPRPLLTPDQVIQLGIDNVVSPEAIKQKRTLEAFGIAPTTMDAILPTYMWRFRKHGEFDRHINPLVNG; encoded by the coding sequence ATGACCGAAAAGACAAGAAAAATCGCGACGATCTTCGGTGGCTCGGGCTTTATCGGCTCCCAGCTCACCCAGGATCTGGCGCGGCGTGGGTATTCGGTAAGGGTGGCCGTCAGGCGCCCCGATCTGGCCGGCCATGTGCGCATGTTCGGTTTCCCCGGTCAGATCCAGCCGGTCCAGGCCAATCTGCGCTATCCCGAATCGGTCGCTTCCGCCGTGCGCGGGTCCGACGTGGTCATCAATCTGGTCGGCATTCTTTTCGAAAAGGGCAAGCAGCGCTTCCGCGCCGTCCAGACCCAGGGCGCCAAGGCCGTTGCGGAAGCGGCCCGCGACGCCGGCGTGCCCACCCTCATTCACATGTCGGCCATAGGGGCCGATACCCAATCGCCCTCGGCCTATCAGCGCGCCAAGGCGCTGGGCGAGGACGAAGTTTTCAAGGCTTTCCCCGAGGCCATTGTCATTCGGCCGTCCCTGGTGTTCGGGGCCGAGGACGGGTTTTTCAACCTGTTCGGCTTTATCGCCCGCATGTCCCCGATTATGCCGCTGATCGGGCGTGATACAAAATTCCAGCCCGTTTACGTAGCCGACGTCGCCGAGGCCATCGCTCTCGCTTCCCAGGGCGCCGTCAAGACCGGCAAGGTCTATGAGCTGGGCGGCCCTGAAATCGTCACCATGGAACAGGTGATCGAGCGCGTGCTCGAACAGACCCGCCGCAAGCGGGTTGTCCTGCCCTTGCCCGAATTTGTCGCAAAGCCGGTCGCCAGCGTTCTTTCGCTCCTGCCCAGGCCGCTCCTGACCCCTGATCAGGTCATCCAGCTCGGCATCGACAATGTCGTCTCGCCCGAAGCGATAAAGCAGAAACGAACCCTTGAAGCGTTCGGCATCGCGCCCACCACAATGGACGCCATCCTCCCCACCTATATGTGGCGCTTCCGCAAGCATGGCGAATTCGACCGGCACATCAATCCGCTGGTCAATGGCTGA
- a CDS encoding glutathione S-transferase family protein: MPQLLHHKLDPSSRLIRLMLAEYGVDVGLVDVAPWRRDPDFLEINPAASVPVMLDEPFPPIVGILATIAHIEDNFGPEGHIEALLPENAGEKIEVWRLLEWVLLKLGPEVTAYLLEEKLIKRDLRSGAPEPSVIRIAKANLTEHLAYFSWVLATRRWLAGDTLTLADFALAAHISVLDYMGDIAWEKAGEIKDWYARIKSRPAFRPLLGDRIVGMPASTSYADLDF; the protein is encoded by the coding sequence ATGCCCCAGCTTTTGCATCATAAGCTCGATCCCTCAAGCCGGCTCATCCGCCTCATGCTTGCCGAATACGGTGTCGATGTCGGTCTGGTCGACGTGGCGCCCTGGCGGCGCGATCCCGATTTTCTTGAAATCAACCCCGCGGCATCCGTCCCCGTCATGCTCGACGAGCCGTTTCCGCCTATTGTCGGCATTCTGGCCACCATCGCCCATATCGAGGACAATTTCGGCCCCGAAGGCCATATCGAGGCCCTGTTGCCCGAAAATGCAGGCGAAAAGATCGAAGTCTGGCGCCTGCTCGAATGGGTTCTGTTAAAGCTCGGCCCTGAAGTGACCGCCTATCTTCTCGAGGAAAAGCTCATAAAGCGCGATCTGCGCTCTGGCGCTCCCGAGCCTTCGGTCATCCGCATCGCCAAGGCCAACCTCACCGAACACCTTGCCTATTTTTCCTGGGTTCTGGCCACTCGCCGCTGGCTGGCCGGCGATACGCTGACTCTGGCCGATTTTGCACTCGCCGCCCATATTTCCGTGCTCGATTATATGGGCGACATCGCCTGGGAAAAGGCCGGCGAAATCAAGGATTGGTACGCCCGCATCAAATCGCGCCCCGCTTTCCGTCCACTGCTGGGCGACCGCATCGTGGGCATGCCGGCCTCGACGAGCTACGCGGACCTCGATTTTTGA
- a CDS encoding ribonuclease D, with protein MSVRLHKGDLPDLSRYTGRQVAIDTETMGLNPMRDRLCVVQLSPGDGTADVVQILPGQTEAPNLAALLADETKTKLFHFARFDMAALFAAFGVMTTPVYCTKIASKLVRTYTDRHGLKDLSRELLGVDMSKQQQSSDWGAETLSQAQLDYAASDVLYLHDLRRHLDRMLAREGRVDMAKACFEFLPTRAQLDLAGWPETDIFAHS; from the coding sequence ATGAGCGTTCGACTGCACAAGGGCGATCTGCCCGACCTTTCCCGCTACACCGGACGGCAGGTGGCGATCGATACCGAGACGATGGGGCTCAACCCGATGCGCGACCGGCTGTGCGTCGTGCAGCTTTCGCCCGGTGACGGCACTGCCGATGTGGTCCAGATCCTGCCCGGGCAGACCGAGGCACCCAACCTTGCGGCGCTTTTGGCCGATGAGACCAAGACAAAACTGTTTCATTTCGCCCGGTTCGACATGGCGGCGCTTTTTGCCGCGTTCGGGGTAATGACCACGCCGGTCTATTGCACCAAGATCGCCTCGAAACTCGTGCGCACCTATACCGACCGGCATGGGCTCAAAGACCTCTCGCGCGAGCTTTTGGGCGTCGACATGAGCAAGCAGCAGCAATCGTCGGACTGGGGGGCGGAAACGCTGAGCCAGGCCCAGCTCGATTATGCCGCATCGGATGTGCTCTATCTGCACGATCTGCGCCGCCACCTGGACCGGATGCTGGCACGAGAGGGCCGGGTGGACATGGCGAAGGCCTGTTTCGAATTCCTGCCCACGCGCGCCCAACTCGATCTCGCCGGCTGGCCCGAGACCGATATCTTTGCCCACAGCTAG